Part of the Zingiber officinale cultivar Zhangliang chromosome 6A, Zo_v1.1, whole genome shotgun sequence genome, gattaggttgctgagcggggtgatagtccttttcaagttgaatgatatccccttggacccccaaatcttccactatttcttctaccaaaaacaatccgagtgggggaccttcatatttcaatctaggtcgggtttcgtcctatttaccaacatgccgagctccaataagcattggaaggagcatttcttttttatgtgtCTCCCCGAGCGGCCGGccttccgaacgaagtggcagacggcggtgccgaatcaaccgagtcttggcaaattcaagagccatccgacgtatcttcatgcggcgaaccagctggtcggccaacgttacgatatcgacaagttgctccttcctggagtaatgtacatatttggcttgtctcccatccaagccgatctgccttgtagcatgagtaagcgattcttatcccccctttttcttttatgctaactgatttattctttgtttctgcagctgaagttatgtggcgtgctaaggcaaccgaaaagctcaagctgaaagccgccaatattgaggcggtgaaggacaAAGAGGTAGTCGAACGGGGTTTGGTTCCGACCGGCCCTGCaactgaagggagcgagggaactcaagttgctcccgAGGCATCGGCCGCCCGCGTCTTCACTGACGAGGCCGCGGTCAATATCACAACATCTGCCCAGGGCGAGGAGGAAGGCCGATCGGCTGACGAGACACCTTTGGTGACTCGAAAGCGCCGTCGGCTAGAGCAAGCTGCTCAACAGCCTCCACCAAGGGAACAGCTTTCCGAGCGGAGTGATGAGGCTCATGCGGTTTTTGAGGCTGTCTCCTCGGAGCACACTCCGACTCAGCTTGACTTGCCGCCGACCGTCCCTGAGGAGCAACCTTCCACCTCTCGGACTTTACGTCGTCTTAGGCGACTGGGCAACCATCCGGTCCTGATCGGCGAGACTTCTGGCCATGCTGCTGCATCTCAAGATGATTcgagcggcccgagggtgatAAAAACTGTCCTAAGatttccctcggaggaatacCTACTGGCCGCTGATCAGCCATCGGTTCCCGAACAATAGATCACCCTcactggtccgctcgccaaagtttgggaggacgcgcgcgtacgcgtcgcgctcatgtcccccagtcaactaggggacagtaacctgcagcaggcgaccggggtatgccttTCTGCTTTACTGATACTTTTTGTTTTAGCTTTTAGCTTAACCGCCTTCgttcgcagagttgggtagagcagattgcggtcagcaatcgactggccgagctggaggaagaaatgaaaaaactcaagCTCTCGGAGGCGAACCAAGGACAATCCACGACTGCTCTAGAGAAGAGcaaaaagcttttggaagccgaacggaaacgtgcttccgatctggcgagcgaggtcgctcggcttgaagctgtggtcaaaAAACGAGATAAAGAGatccagacggcgaccactcggaagcgcaaggccatcgacgacatggaccgaatgaaggtggagatcagagggctagagcaacgcatcaaggatctggatgcccttctagccaccgagaaggagggccgctcggccgatcttctaaaatttgaaggagacttgaaggatctccatgccgccaacgatgcttcccaagccgcgctcaaagagtatcaagatggggagtcggctcgctctgacgaagtgaggaaggcgtttgtccgctcggacgactttggagagaaattcaccgacaaAATTTCCCTCACTTTTGAAGAGGCAATCAAGGCGGCAGTGGATTACTTGAAGactaaaggccaccttcccgccgagctggccatccccccagaggatctggctaccgtgatgggcgccattcctgatgctctttttgattttgacgcgtgaggagtgttttttatcaacttttttgtaTCCTCGCCGTTCAGcaaaacttatttttgctgtaacttcttTTGTTTGCCCAGCGTTTGACGTAAATAGGTCATCTTTCCGTtcttgcaacttttgttttagcaagcaatttttctttcatcatgtttgaagtgttctttaaaactcctccgctcggcttcatactCTAACATGGGCTCAAGCCGATTGTCTTCAAAAAACGTCCTTCGCCATGCGACTGCgtagccgctcggcgcgcgaacgtcactcgttcacgtgctcacatctttaattcttattaaccatcttttgctttgcaccttacctcaaaggggttttccatatatttttgctaagcgagccgctcggccgtatgtcggccttaaagaacaggctctgtcgtcggtcggctcttaccgccggaatgtatcacgtggatggctatccgctcggacgtttatagacgccgattcgtctctcgatatttaacgtcggagctcgacgatcttccgctcggacatttatagacgccggctcgtctctcgatatttaacgtcggagctcgacggtcatccgctcggacgtttatagacgtcggctggtctctcgatatttaacgtcggagctcgacggtcttccgctcagacgtttatagacgccggctcgtctctcgatatttaacgtcggagctcgacggtcttccgctcggacgttctCGACATTTCgtccgatatttaacgtcggagctcgacggtcttccgctcgaacgtttatagacgccggctcatctctcgatatttaacgtcggagctcgacggtcttccgctcggacgtttatagacgccggctcgtctctcgatatttaacgtcggagctcgacggtcttccgctcgggcgatgagtccgctcgaggggcttttccttttctgtcatctcgtctcggcatttcatccgaagaagatccccgatctctatgagctaCTGCgacttcgggggtgcggaatagggcccgatgaaatgcaacggtggcctgtggtgcttccgctcggccaccagatgctgacgttgcttgatgctccggccgctcggctgttgctttctgtttttgctccacaagcttggcagcCCTTGTCTCGATCAacgcgtcgagttcctccgtggagagcatcaccgaatgcggtcgtccagcttcttccattgcttccgatcggatgcaggagcgttcccacagacggcgccaaattgatcctatccgaatcgctgaaccaacggacgctgggcacgtggcgctccccaaGTCGCTGATGGAGATCCCCGGCTAATCGTACAAAGCTCCGGCGAACccgcacagaagtcgggccgggaaggggttaccggcggcgaccctccgacgctcaagtcaagcaagctAGCAGTAAAACAAGTGGCTCCCAAggtcttgaacgcgtacctccggcgaagtatgaggctctttatatagagcggtgaaagaacttctgcacgtccaccgaggcgcatacgtgtccgcagcccataccttggtatgtgtttgtcagaaagcttacccgacgccatactgctacagtccaagcacatcTTCGATGGGACAAGAGAACACCTAgctgtcagacttggagtatggcctagccctaggacttgacagctgtcgtAAGATGTTCTGGTCTTTCTCTACCTACCACAGGCCGgtgcgtccgtccggccggctggacggggagtgCTGTCCGGACGACCCTTATTTTACGCGCCGGCCGGACGACACTCCCATCACGTCCAGCCTGCCGTTTGTATTGATATACTGGGGAgatttcggtagggtgctatgtaggGACTGTTAGCACTATGTTACCTTATATCTTCGGccaagcatgacttccgctcggcccttcgttactgttcaatcgagcgccggtaTCCCGACTCTTAtccggccggccgggaggtcggcccatccttctcagGTCAGCCGCTCGGTCTACTtggccttttgacttccacgtgacaTCGACCCCTCAAAACGGGGGCCCCCTGTTCTATCCGCCAAATCACATAATATGCTCTGGAGTGATTTATGTGATAAAATATTCGAAGCGCTAAGCAAAAAATCCTTTACTCGGAAGGGCGCTAAGAAAAAATCCTTTACCTGGAAATCATAGAGAGTAGAAATGAGCATAGTATTGAACTTGAACAGTTAGCACCCTTTCCGAAATCAATCCTTTTTTGCCATCGAAAGTAGGCGCCGATTAAAGGCAGAGCCCTAGATGCAGAGAATCCATAGTTAGAGAATACGACGAGGGAGGAAAAAAATACAAAGGATGAGAGAACGAGTCAATTATCAGACGAGGAAGGTGAAGGACATATTCTGAGACTATAGAGGATGAGAGAAGGAATCAATGAGAATATGAGATAATCGGTTAATtttaaaatgtgaaaaaaaaaattagatggtaGCTTTAGATAGAATGATAAaagaatataataattataattaatatgaaattaattagACTTGTCTTTGGAATGGATAAATGAGGAGGGCTGGAGTGAAAATCTTAAGTGTCATGTAtagttattaaataaatttaacttttataaaataataatgaGCCTTAATTTTATTAGAACCTTATGTATAAGTTTTAATGGTCTATACCTTTAAGCCGGATCTGTATGAACGTTTTAATCATTAACGTCAATATGAATGTTCTAACGAAATTTATTTtattgaaaaagaaaatcaatGATTACGTTTCCTCTTAAATTTAGGGTCACTGGAGAAAAATCGAAGTAAGATTACAGGTATAATTTGTGAGTTCAAGTGTCGTGTCGGGGTAGGTAATTCACGCAATTTACGATAGTGAAGAGAGATAGATGGAGGAAGTCAAAGAAAATCCAACAGCTGAGACGCGACCCACTGAGCACCCATTCCAACGCAAGGGCCCCCATATTTTCTGAGATGGAGACAGTGTTCATCGCGATtgatgtgaaaaaaaaaaataataataaaaacaacAAGCCAGGGGTCAAGTGCAGAAATGGTGACCAAAATCTCGCTTTTAAAGAAGAGCCCAAATAGGGAAAAGGTGAAGCCCAGATTGTGAGCGAGAGGAGCCGCCTGAGGCAGCGGAACGAATCGACGTCCCCCAGCGCCGAGGCGAGTCAGACGACGCCCCTCGCAGGCATTGGCGCCCAACCTCTTCGATTCATCTGGCGTCACTGGTATTTGGTTCTTCGAATTATATCCCTCTTTCTCCGAATGGCTGCTTGTTAGATGCGTTGGTGAAGCTGCTTCAGCTGTCGAATTTCTGATACCTTTTTGATTTGCTTGCAAGTTTTCGATTTCCATGCTTACGAGTTTTCAAAGGTTGGTTTTGATGAACTTCTGCTGTTTACTTCGGTTGCGAGATTAACCCTAAAATGGTTTTAGTTGCGCTTCAACTCCTTTGTTGTCCCTTTGTGATCATtagtcctttttttttttttaaaaaaaaaatcctttttctttctatttttgtGTGGAAATATTCGGTCTTAGATTCATATAGTATCAAACTATTtggttgttgaaaaaaaaaagactatttttttttccattttcttgTATTTAATTGCAGCTGTGCTTTACTTCCTAGCTAACTTTTTTCTTAGCGTTCTTTGTAGAGTTTCATACCAGTTGAAGAAGGGAAGAGAACTACTAGTTTATCAAAGTTCGGTCTTCTTTTCTCGCGACATATTTTGTTTGTTTGGTCATGGAAAGAAGATCTAATTGTACCCTGGAGGGGGAAAATGGAGTATTGGATGTGAAACCATTACGTTCTTTAGCGCCAATGTTCCCTGCGCCTTTTGGCTTCAACATGGTTACACAGTCAAATGTGCCACCCCTTGTTTGCATCAGCCCCTTTGGCTCATCTGTTTCAGGTCTGGATCCTTCACATTTCAACCAAAGACCCCCAAATAAAGGCTCTATTGCCACAAATGAGGGAGCTGCTCATGTTGCAATGAGGTTTGGTGTTAATGGCGACATAAATTTCACACCAGTCTCTGCTTCAAATAGAACACCACTCCCTGGATCCTTTGGGAAAACAGGACCGAGCATTGTGCCTGTGGATGACGATGACGATGACCACTCTTTTGAAGGTAAAACTCAAGTTTCGGACAAGAGAGGTAAAAAATCACGAGCAAGTAGCTCTGGGTCAGATGCCAAACGCAAACGACTTATTAAGAGTTCAAGGAAGCTGCTTCCTTTGGCGCTACCTATGCCAGATAACCCAAGGGAGTCAGTGGATATGATCCTTATGACTTTTGATGCACTCCGCAGGAGGATTCTTCAGGTGGATGAGGTAAAAGATGAGAGCAACCGTCAATACTTGAAAGCTGGGGCCATTATGACGGCTAGGAATGTGAAGACTAATGTGGgaaaaagggttggatctattcCAGGAGTTGAAGTTGGAGATATTTTCTATTTCAGGTTTGAGATGAACTTGATTGGTTTGCACACTCCTAGTATGGCTGGTATTGATTACCTAACAACTAGATTTGGTGACAAAGATGAGCCTGTTGCTATTTGTGTTGTGTCAGCTGGTGGTTATGAGAATGAAGAGGATGATGTTGATGTCTTGATTTACAGTGGCCAGGGAGGTAGTGGGAAGCATGAAAATAAACCAGTTGATCAGAAATTGGAAAGAGGGAACCTTGCCCTTGACAGAAGTTCTCACAGGAAGAATCAGATCCGGGTTGTACGTAGTGCCAAAGATATTAATTGTCCAACTGGTAAAATATACATCTACGATGGACTTTACAAGATTGAAAGCTCATGGATAGAGAAAGCTAAGGCAGGCTTTAACATGTTCAAGTACAAGTTGCTAAGAGAACCAGGACAGCCTGATGGAATTGCAATATGGAAAATGACCCAGAAGTGGAAAGAAAATCCATCAAGTAGAGGTAGAGTGATATTGCATGACGTATCATCAGGTGCAGAAAACATTCCTGTTTGCCTTGTCAATGATGTTGATGATGAGAGAGGACCAAACCATTTCGTATACATAACGAGGGTCAAGTATCACCATCCTACTGATATGATGAAGCCTCTACAGGGTTGCATGTGCCTAAGTGTGTGTCTCCCTGGTGACGTGAACTGCTCTTGTGCGCACCATAATGGGGGTGATTTACCATACAATTCAATGGGTCTTCTTGTATGTCGTAAGCCGTTAATTTACGAGTGTTCCTCATCTTGCCAATGCACATTAAATTGCCGAAATAGGGTGACTCAGAAGGGTATTAGGCTTCACTTTGAAATTTTCAGGACAAGTAATTGCGGTTGGGGTCTTCGTTCCTGGGACCCTATTAGAGCAGGTACATTTATTTGTGAATATACTGGTGAGGTTATTGATAGGAGCAAAATTGCAGATGAAGGTGAAGAGGATGAGCATATCTTTCAAGCTACCTATCTTGGTGAAAAAGCAATGGGGTTCAATTGTTGGCCTGAATTATTGGAAGTGGCTGAATTAACTAGTGAAACTGAGGTGTTTAGGTCATTTCCCATTACATTAAGTGCAAAGAATTTGGGCAACATATCCCGTTTTATGAATCATAGCTGCTCCCCTAATGTCTTTTGGCAACCAGTTTTATATGATCATGGTGATGAAGAGTATCCACATATAATGTTCTTTGCAATGAAGCACATACCCCCTATGACTGAACTGACATATGATTATGGTCCTGGATCTGGATCACTCTATAGTAAGAAGTGCTTGTGTGGATCATCAAATTGCCGAGGCTATTTTGGATAAAACTTCATCGATAGTTTATTCATAAGAAATCACCCATCCCTCAAGGTAAGGGTTTATTCAGACTTTTTATACTTATTCTTGTGGATATCTTTGTTCATATTTGGAAGCTTGCTTCTTTAACCAGCTAACAAATTGGTGGTTGCCTTATTATGTTGCCTACCTTGTATCCTTTATACCTATCATATGTTTCATTTATAATGCAAGTTGACGAAAACCTAAAGCAACATTTTATTCTGTTTAACTTACGCATTAGTTTCTGAAGATTAAACTAGCATCTCATTGTATTTCTCTTTGTAAAGCATTAGATCTTATGTATGCATTCATACCTTGATTTCTAAAAAGCCATTTCACTCTTTCTTGCATGTCCTTTTCAATTAATCACATCTTCCCTTTTGACCAGTTTTTCCATTGATGGATGGCAACTTTGGAAGGTTATAAGTATAAATACTTGTTGGATTGGTGTAGTAAGAATAGTATATTTTAATTCTGAATTGTATCAGTTTCAGACACATTGTTTGCACTGCCTGGTATGCATTTTTTCTTCCATTGATCTGTTGAATGATGCTTGGATTTAAACGTTGATATACTAGTAACAAACTGGTTTAGTTTTCACAGTGGTATTTCAAACCATGATGACATTACTGGACTAGATGAACATTGCTAAAATTGGGTCAGGACTTTGTTGCAGTAATTGAGGGAATATTTTATATTCAAATCTATTTGTTGATTGAgtatacaaattttttttttttatagatataCTCATTAACCaccaaatgaaataattttaataggaggtgatctaaatgggcatgcccgagtgaaaaatgaggaatatgagagggtatatgggagttatgagtttggaacgagaaatgaggaagggaaaactatattagatcttgtgatagcatatgaccttatattagctaatacgttttttaagaaaagagaagaacacttagtcacattcaaaagtggaaataataaatcgcaaattgactttcttatgcaaaaggatagaaagatttatagagattgcaaagtcatccctggagaaatcTTAATTACCGAACATAGgctagtagtgttggatatacgcctcaaatatagtattaatagaaagaaaatatatacgattcctagaattaagtggtggaagttaaaggatgggaagcaaaatatatttaaggagaaggtagaagtacaagcattaggtgaaatatacgatgactctaatgcaacatgggataagatggtatcaaagtcgaaaatagtagctaagagtgcaCTCGGTGAGTCAAAAGAACATGTACCATTAAGGAATCTTggtagtggaatgagaaagtacaagagaaagtgaaggcaaagcgaataacttataaggaattatatatttataagaacgagGAAACTTAtatacaataaccaagaaagaagctaagaaagtagagcggtggaagagatattttcatcaattttttaatgaaggtttaggcgaTCAATTtcacttaggtaatttaagtaggtcaaatgagcatagaaattttaatttttatcgtagaatttaaacttcagaagtaaaacaaactttaaatgatatGCACAATGAAAAAGCCGTTAgatcagatgatattccgatagagatatggaagtgcttaggaaaataaggtattaaatgacttacaaaattatttaacatgatattgaaaacgaaaaaaatgcctaATCAATGGACGATAAGTACTCTAGTTACCTTATACAAGAACAagagagacgtacaaaattgtacaaactataggggtattaaactaatgagtcatactatgaaactttggaaaaagtaatagaaaaaagattaaggagaccacagtaatcgaaaattaatttgggtaaATACATGAAAGGTCagcaatagaagctatacatcttcttagacaattaattgaaaaatatcgggagcaaaaataaaatttacacatggtattcattgacttagaaaaaacttatgataaagtcccaagagaaattatattgagaattctagaaaagagatgtgttagcgtaacatatattgaactaattaaggatatgtacgaggatgtaacgactagagtaaagacttcaggcggagtaactgaagcatttccaataaagatagggttacatcaaggatcagctctaagtctctatctttttacactaattatggacgaactcactgtgcACATTCTTgctgtggtgcatgttgtttgcagatgatattattttggtagatgaagcacgtgaaggagtaaatgctaaactagaatctgggcgggaaacactagaaaggaaaggttttaaacttagtagattaaagacaaaatatattgaatttaagtttagcaatattagaagtaatgagacaattgttaagataggagaggacgagttgtccggaaccgagagatttaaatatttaggatcatttttgcaaaatgatagagggattgagagagatgtcttacatggaATTCAAGcaggatgattgaaatggaggggagcgtcgagtgttttatgtgaccgtaaagtacttctataaaatcgcagttagacctgctgttttatatggagctgaatattgggctatgactcgagcacatgagcagaagatgagagttgcagagatgaggatgttaaggtggatgtgtggacatacgaggatggataaaataagaaatgagagcattagagagaaagtcggagttccatctattgagaaaaaactctGAGAGGTACGTTTAAGATGATATggatatgtacttagacgaccaataaatgctctagttaggcgatgtgaaactatgataaacatgcatatcaaacgaagaagaagaaaacaaaaaaagacttggttagcaacaataaaatgaaGCTGAATGTCAcgtgagcagaagatgagagttgcagagatgaggatgttatgGTGGATGTGCGGACATAGATTGATGGacaagataagaaatgaaaatattagagagaGTTTGTGGTGCACCTATTGAAGGAAAACTTCggaagacacgtttaagatggtacaaacaTGTATTTAGACAATTAATAAATGCTccattaggcgatgtgaaactatgacagaTGTCAATATCAAACAAGGAGGAGGCAaataaaaaagacttggttaacaacaataaaataaaatttatttaaatataaatgatgatatagtaggggatagagccCAATAACATagaaggattcatatagccgaccccatctAGTGGCATAAGTCTTGATTATTGATGTATCTTGTTTATTCTTGTATGTCtgcacatccaccttaatattcttattaagggtgtcaaaaatgaacctgaTCCGCCAACCTAACTCGAAAAATATCGGGTTCAAATTGGGGGTTTTCAGGTTCAGGTTAGGTTCGAGTTGGAGATTTTTAGGTCGGGTTGACCCAAATTTAGGGTTTAGTGggatttttggggttaaatcaaaatttattttgaaaattaagatgttttatgtatatcaatatcaatattagtataataatgatggagtattgagataaaagtgaagaattacaaggaaaatagccaaaaaaaaaatcatttttaattgtgttattcgggttggtcgggtttagGTTTAGGGGTTTCGAGTTGTATTCTGATTTGGTTCGGGTTTGAGTCAGGTTTGGGTTgggattttttataattttttttcaatccgACCCGACCCATCCGAATTAACACCGTTAAATCCTCATCCTTGTAACTCTCAttttatgctcatgtgctcgagctATAGTTcaacattcaacttcatataacatagtaggtctaatCGTCATTTTGTAAAACTTCTCTTTAAGTCTTAGAGGTACTTTATGATCACAAAGAACACCAGACACTCTTTTCcaaccatcctacttgtattctatgtaataCATCTCTTAGTACCTCCatactttttcaaaaatgatcctaaatatttaaaactctcagCTACCGACAATTCGTCATCTCTtattttaacaattatctcattaaatctaatattactaaacttaaatttgacACATATTATGTTTTTACTCTACCTAAAACCTTTCAATTCTAGTATTTTCGATCAAGATTCGAGTTTAACATTTACTGCTTTActtgtctcatctaccaaaacaatgtCATCTATAAACAACATATACTGCAGCTCGAGACTTAGAGCTAATATTTGATGTAACCCTATTTTTATAGGAAACACTTCGGTTAATCCGTCTAAAATCTTTCGTTACATGctcatatatatccttaattagtttaatatacaTTATATTAACATCTCTCTCTTTTAGAATTCTTTGTATAATTTCCTTATTATAAACTTTTTCTAGGTAAACAAATAACATATATAAAACCTTGTTTATGTTCTCAATACTTTTCATTTAGTTGTATAAGaacatggtatgactcattagtttaatacccaaATATTTTGCACTATTTTGTTATctcttttattcttatatttttttttagtttgtaaTATTAAGTTGCATAACTTTATAAGccattcaatattttattttccggcactttcatacctctattggaatatcatttCATCCAATTGTTTTTCCATTttgcatctcatttaaaacttattctacttttgaattttatgataaaaatttaaatttctatattcaTTTCATCTACTAAAATTACTTAAGTCACTTAaacctttattaaaaaaaatttgataaaaatacctCTGCCATCGCTAATTAAACCAAACTAACACCCAATAAAAATTTTTTGTGGAATTTTTCAAACTAAAAAGAGCTCGGTTTTACCTCTGTAACTGATAAACCAAATTATGCCCACCCCCATGCGTTATAGGCATACGAGTGGGGTCTATAAATCAcaacttttttattatttttgctgcATATTATCACTTTGTTTTGTTTGATCACACATGCAC contains:
- the LOC121997196 gene encoding histone-lysine N-methyltransferase, H3 lysine-9 specific SUVH1-like codes for the protein MERRSNCTLEGENGVLDVKPLRSLAPMFPAPFGFNMVTQSNVPPLVCISPFGSSVSGLDPSHFNQRPPNKGSIATNEGAAHVAMRFGVNGDINFTPVSASNRTPLPGSFGKTGPSIVPVDDDDDDHSFEGKTQVSDKRGKKSRASSSGSDAKRKRLIKSSRKLLPLALPMPDNPRESVDMILMTFDALRRRILQVDEVKDESNRQYLKAGAIMTARNVKTNVGKRVGSIPGVEVGDIFYFRFEMNLIGLHTPSMAGIDYLTTRFGDKDEPVAICVVSAGGYENEEDDVDVLIYSGQGGSGKHENKPVDQKLERGNLALDRSSHRKNQIRVVRSAKDINCPTGKIYIYDGLYKIESSWIEKAKAGFNMFKYKLLREPGQPDGIAIWKMTQKWKENPSSRGRVILHDVSSGAENIPVCLVNDVDDERGPNHFVYITRVKYHHPTDMMKPLQGCMCLSVCLPGDVNCSCAHHNGGDLPYNSMGLLVCRKPLIYECSSSCQCTLNCRNRVTQKGIRLHFEIFRTSNCGWGLRSWDPIRAGTFICEYTGEVIDRSKIADEGEEDEHIFQATYLGEKAMGFNCWPELLEVAELTSETEVFRSFPITLSAKNLGNISRFMNHSCSPNVFWQPVLYDHGDEEYPHIMFFAMKHIPPMTELTYDYGPGSGSLYSKKCLCGSSNCRGYFG